A part of Microbacterium atlanticum genomic DNA contains:
- a CDS encoding AEC family transporter, with the protein MLESLTGFVVVGVAILVGWVLGRIDLLGEHARPVLARLTFFVLSPFLLFVVLAQADVRTLFSALLPVSAIAAVAVILVYAAVARFAWRRSVGETVIGALSAGQVNSNNIGIPLSLYLLGSAAYPAPVILLQLLVFTPITMAILDAVTTSRASLWRAVARVATNPIVLGSVLGTLVSVLGIDLPPIVMEPAVLIANACVPILLIAYGISLHGQRVLGPSGRRRDIVLATALKLVAMPVAAWAVAEFVFGLSAHDVLVVTVLAALPTAQNVFNYSQRYDVGETISRDTVFLTTIGCVPALILVTLLLG; encoded by the coding sequence AGCACGCCCGGCCGGTGCTGGCGCGCCTGACCTTCTTCGTCCTGTCACCGTTCCTGCTGTTCGTGGTGCTCGCGCAGGCCGACGTGCGCACGCTGTTCTCCGCCCTGCTGCCGGTGTCGGCGATCGCAGCCGTGGCCGTCATCCTGGTGTACGCAGCTGTGGCCCGCTTCGCGTGGAGGCGCTCGGTCGGTGAGACCGTCATCGGAGCCCTGAGCGCCGGTCAGGTGAACTCCAACAACATCGGCATTCCGCTCTCGCTCTATCTGCTGGGAAGTGCCGCGTATCCGGCACCGGTGATCCTCCTCCAGCTGCTGGTGTTCACGCCGATCACCATGGCGATCCTCGACGCCGTGACCACATCGCGTGCGTCGCTCTGGCGCGCCGTGGCCCGCGTGGCCACCAACCCCATCGTCCTCGGGTCCGTGCTCGGCACGCTGGTCTCGGTGCTGGGCATCGACCTGCCGCCGATCGTGATGGAGCCTGCCGTGCTCATCGCGAACGCGTGCGTGCCGATCCTGCTCATCGCCTACGGCATCTCGCTGCATGGCCAGCGCGTTCTCGGCCCGTCCGGCCGCCGCCGCGACATCGTGCTGGCGACGGCGCTGAAGCTCGTGGCGATGCCGGTGGCCGCGTGGGCGGTCGCGGAGTTCGTGTTCGGGCTGAGCGCCCACGACGTGCTCGTGGTGACGGTGCTCGCCGCCCTGCCGACGGCACAGAACGTCTTCAACTACTCGCAGCGATACGACGTGGGCGAGACGATCTCGCGCGACACCGTCTTCCTCACCACGATCGGGTGCGTCCCCGCCCTGATCCTGGTGACGCTGCTTCTGGGGTGA
- a CDS encoding DUF6510 family protein, with product MRAAIASSTVDGNAAAGMLWDVFGADVTGVRAVCGGCGSTAPMAEAIVELDETAAIVRCRGCTHTLVTVLRGERGARMVIGSLRELVRTGR from the coding sequence ATGCGGGCAGCCATCGCCTCGAGCACCGTGGACGGCAACGCCGCGGCGGGGATGCTGTGGGACGTGTTCGGGGCGGACGTGACGGGCGTGAGGGCGGTCTGCGGCGGGTGCGGCTCGACCGCGCCGATGGCGGAGGCGATCGTCGAGCTGGACGAGACGGCCGCGATCGTGCGGTGCCGCGGATGCACGCACACCCTCGTCACCGTGCTGCGCGGCGAGCGGGGCGCGAGGATGGTGATCGGCTCGCTGCGGGAGCTCGTGCGGACCGGGCGGTGA
- a CDS encoding ferredoxin reductase: MIVGGWRPARIVEAIPATRSARILRLVVPGWPGSIAGQHVDIRLTAEDGYQAERSYSLGSSGTGDTIELAVDEIPDGEVSPYLVRDVLPGDELEVKGPLGGYFVWRPGGAEPVQLIAGGSGIVPLRAIARAAGDAGAAASVRLLYSVRTAEDAIYRDELQRGAADGGVTVAWRYTRTAPAGWTGKVGRVDADALRATTWDPGAEPIVYVCGPTGFVEHVADLLVDLGHPPARIKTERFGGA, from the coding sequence GTGATCGTGGGTGGCTGGCGGCCCGCTCGCATCGTCGAGGCGATTCCCGCGACCCGCTCGGCCCGGATCCTGCGGCTGGTCGTGCCCGGCTGGCCGGGGAGCATCGCCGGCCAGCACGTCGACATCCGGCTGACGGCCGAAGACGGCTACCAGGCGGAGCGGTCGTACTCGCTGGGGTCCTCTGGGACGGGCGACACCATCGAGCTGGCCGTCGACGAGATCCCCGACGGAGAGGTGTCGCCGTACCTCGTCCGCGACGTGCTTCCGGGGGACGAGCTCGAGGTGAAAGGTCCGCTGGGCGGTTACTTCGTCTGGCGGCCCGGGGGAGCGGAGCCGGTGCAGCTCATCGCGGGCGGCTCGGGCATCGTGCCGTTGAGGGCGATCGCCCGGGCGGCGGGGGATGCCGGTGCTGCGGCATCCGTCCGACTCCTCTACTCGGTGCGCACTGCCGAGGACGCGATCTATCGCGATGAGCTCCAACGCGGTGCCGCGGACGGGGGAGTGACGGTCGCATGGCGGTACACCCGCACCGCGCCGGCGGGTTGGACGGGCAAGGTGGGGCGCGTCGACGCCGATGCGCTGCGCGCGACGACGTGGGACCCTGGAGCGGAGCCGATCGTGTACGTCTGCGGACCGACGGGGTTCGTCGAGCATGTCGCCGACCTGCTGGTCGACCTGGGTCATCCGCCGGCGCGGATCAAGACCGAGCGCTTCGGAGGTGCGTGA
- a CDS encoding sulfite oxidase-like oxidoreductase, whose translation MALISRGFGGRRRESDPRLPPGQYLTDDFPVLSAGPTPRIDSAQWRFDIRDEAGGVVSWTWDEFLALPVEDVHTDIHCVTRWSKLGTSWRGVSLDTLLAEVSTEAGYAMAHSYGGYTTNIPLDELRGGRAWIAFEFEGDPLDPEHGGPARLLVPHLYFWKSAKWVRGLTLMDDDAPGFWEQNGYNMHGDPWTEERYW comes from the coding sequence ATGGCTCTCATCTCTAGGGGATTCGGTGGTCGCCGCCGCGAGAGCGATCCGCGGCTGCCGCCCGGCCAGTACCTCACCGACGACTTCCCGGTGCTGTCGGCGGGGCCGACGCCGCGGATCGACAGCGCCCAGTGGCGCTTCGACATCCGCGATGAGGCCGGCGGCGTGGTCTCCTGGACGTGGGACGAATTCCTGGCGCTTCCCGTCGAGGACGTGCACACCGACATCCACTGCGTCACGCGATGGTCGAAGCTCGGCACCTCGTGGCGGGGTGTCTCGCTCGACACGCTGCTGGCGGAGGTGTCCACCGAAGCGGGCTACGCCATGGCGCACTCGTACGGCGGCTACACCACCAACATCCCCCTCGACGAGCTGCGCGGCGGTCGCGCCTGGATCGCCTTCGAGTTCGAGGGCGACCCGCTGGACCCCGAGCACGGCGGTCCCGCGCGTCTGCTCGTGCCCCACCTCTACTTCTGGAAGAGCGCCAAGTGGGTGCGCGGACTGACACTGATGGACGACGATGCGCCCGGCTTCTGGGAGCAGAACGGCTACAACATGCACGGCGACCCGTGGACCGAGGAGCGGTATTGGTGA